A single region of the Streptomyces sp. NBC_00425 genome encodes:
- a CDS encoding ArsR/SmtB family transcription factor, whose translation MTEEGSGAADVVDSVIGALADPTRRRLLDLLAAQGEATATTLAERLPVSRQAVVKHLAVLDAAGLVSGARVGREVRYAVRPAALDTTARWMASLATEWDRRLAHIKRVAEAAERDADPTQSD comes from the coding sequence GTGACGGAGGAAGGCTCCGGCGCCGCCGACGTCGTCGACAGCGTCATCGGTGCGCTGGCCGACCCGACGCGACGCCGGCTGCTCGACCTTCTCGCCGCACAGGGCGAGGCCACCGCCACGACGCTCGCCGAACGACTTCCCGTCTCGCGGCAGGCGGTGGTCAAGCACCTCGCCGTCCTGGACGCGGCCGGGCTGGTGTCCGGCGCTCGCGTCGGACGGGAGGTGCGGTACGCGGTCCGGCCCGCGGCGCTGGACACGACGGCACGGTGGATGGCCTCGCTCGCGACGGAGTGGGACCGGCGGCTGGCCCACATCAAACGCGTCGCCGAAGCAGCGGAGCGCGATGCGGATCC
- a CDS encoding SRPBCC domain-containing protein, whose translation MSEDRIERETLIAAPLERVWSLVAQPGFWVADKASLPGTVAREGESMVAKNAEHGDFPVRVEKVEPPTYLAYRWTSAFPGEELRENNSTLVEFTLTQEGDRTRLRVVESGFAALAGPAELRSQNRKDHSEGWPLELGALKTRAEQPAT comes from the coding sequence ATGAGCGAGGACCGGATCGAACGCGAGACCCTGATCGCAGCGCCCTTGGAGCGGGTCTGGTCGCTGGTGGCCCAGCCGGGGTTCTGGGTTGCCGACAAGGCGAGCCTTCCCGGCACCGTGGCGAGGGAGGGCGAGTCGATGGTGGCGAAGAACGCCGAGCACGGCGACTTCCCGGTGCGCGTGGAGAAGGTCGAGCCGCCGACGTATCTGGCCTACCGCTGGACCAGCGCGTTCCCCGGTGAGGAACTGCGCGAGAACAACAGCACGCTGGTGGAGTTCACGCTGACCCAGGAAGGCGACCGGACGCGGCTCCGTGTCGTCGAGAGCGGCTTCGCGGCGCTGGCCGGGCCCGCGGAACTGCGCAGCCAGAACCGGAAGGACCACAGCGAAGGCTGGCCCCTGGAGCTCGGCGCGCTCAAGACGCGTGCCGAGCAGCCGGCCACGTGA